A single window of Rhizobium sp. NLR16a DNA harbors:
- a CDS encoding LysR family transcriptional regulator: protein MDNRAGEMEVFVSAAELQSFSAAGRRLKLSPSAVSKLVTRIEDRLGTRLLVRSTRTMTLTPEGEIYLERARRILGDIAETERIVASGGKMAPRGILRVNASVGFGERYLLPLVPKFLKLYSEVQLDISLTDGVIGLIEERTDIAIRSGPMEDSSLKARKLLESRRVIVASHAYLDAHGRPKTPADLAGHNCLTFNFRRTLNEWPFRGPGSTEMYRLPVSGNSAVNSGMAIRRLCLAGVGLARIGQFHVEPEIDAGLLVPVLEDYNPEDIELIHAVFAGYEHLAARIRAFIDFLAENVGKDRSPE from the coding sequence ATGGATAATCGCGCTGGTGAAATGGAAGTATTTGTAAGTGCGGCGGAATTGCAGAGTTTTTCGGCGGCCGGACGGCGCCTGAAGCTTTCGCCCTCGGCGGTGAGCAAGCTTGTCACCAGAATTGAGGACCGGCTCGGGACCCGACTGCTCGTCCGCTCAACCCGCACGATGACGCTCACGCCGGAAGGCGAAATTTATCTGGAGAGAGCCCGGCGAATCCTGGGCGACATTGCGGAGACTGAACGGATCGTCGCGTCTGGCGGAAAAATGGCGCCGCGAGGGATCCTCAGGGTCAATGCCTCCGTTGGCTTTGGCGAACGCTATCTCCTCCCGCTCGTCCCGAAGTTCCTCAAACTCTATTCCGAAGTGCAACTCGACATATCACTTACGGACGGCGTCATTGGCTTGATCGAAGAGCGGACCGATATTGCGATCCGCTCCGGCCCCATGGAAGATTCGTCACTGAAAGCCCGAAAACTCCTTGAGAGCCGGCGCGTCATTGTTGCATCTCACGCCTATCTGGATGCCCATGGCAGACCAAAGACACCGGCCGATCTCGCTGGCCACAATTGCCTGACTTTCAATTTCCGCCGAACACTCAACGAGTGGCCGTTCCGAGGGCCGGGATCGACCGAGATGTATCGGTTGCCCGTATCCGGCAACAGCGCGGTCAACAGCGGAATGGCCATACGCAGGCTGTGCCTTGCCGGCGTTGGTTTGGCCCGGATCGGCCAATTCCATGTGGAGCCAGAGATCGACGCTGGGTTACTCGTTCCCGTGCTGGAAGACTACAATCCTGAAGACATCGAATTGATCCACGCAGTATTCGCCGGGTACGAGCACCTCGCAGCCCGCATTCGCGCTTTCATAGATTTCCTTGCGGAAAATGTCGGCAAAGATCGTTCGCCGGAATAG
- a CDS encoding GGDEF domain-containing protein, which yields MSDAKSTSSEISAAGSVPPRPLTGAMVDEVERLLSGRTRDIRLTGELRRRFEERLWRQTAKVIRSWMIWVAFVDVLTLALNALLLPRQIVLSMIAPACVLPPAAIFTAVVWNKPRPAAVQRASLLVGMSLILLSVGLVGVFAGGEFYERHLSIMLFVATSAITIFSVPLAWTTAIACYALCLYFILQWHNPLLEAGSVVAATLFFSCGIIATVVARRTMNILAQKTFLLDCRDQRRVAELADANARLERLARTDPLTGIANRRWMMETLEGLWRNGRETGVVAAMLMCDIDHFKALNDRLGHSEGDRCLVKVAGIIQSCVRADRDLVSRHGGEEFLIVLPDVDEEEAVAVARRIRESVEAAALPNPASSVGPSVTLSVGVAFKSAVDTDVSLASLQHEADMALYRAKEAGRNQVSIFRRPPAVGQAAARRQG from the coding sequence ATGAGTGATGCCAAAAGCACTTCCTCTGAAATCTCTGCAGCCGGGTCTGTGCCGCCACGGCCGTTGACCGGCGCAATGGTGGATGAGGTCGAACGTCTTTTATCGGGCCGAACCCGCGATATCCGCCTGACGGGCGAACTGCGCCGCCGTTTTGAGGAAAGGCTGTGGCGGCAAACGGCGAAGGTCATCCGCTCCTGGATGATTTGGGTCGCATTTGTCGATGTTCTAACGCTGGCGCTGAACGCCCTCCTGCTTCCCCGGCAGATCGTTCTGTCGATGATTGCGCCCGCCTGCGTTTTGCCGCCGGCAGCAATCTTCACCGCGGTCGTCTGGAACAAGCCGCGGCCGGCGGCCGTTCAGCGGGCGTCGCTGCTTGTGGGAATGTCCCTCATTCTCCTCTCGGTCGGGCTCGTCGGCGTTTTTGCCGGCGGCGAATTTTACGAGCGGCATTTGAGCATCATGTTGTTCGTCGCGACGAGCGCAATCACCATCTTCAGCGTGCCGCTGGCCTGGACGACCGCAATCGCCTGTTATGCCCTTTGTCTCTACTTCATCCTTCAATGGCACAACCCGCTTTTGGAAGCGGGCAGCGTCGTCGCCGCGACCCTTTTCTTTTCCTGTGGGATCATCGCGACGGTGGTCGCCAGGCGAACGATGAACATCCTGGCGCAGAAGACATTTCTCCTGGACTGCAGGGATCAGCGCCGCGTCGCGGAGCTTGCCGATGCGAACGCCCGATTGGAGCGGCTGGCCAGAACCGATCCGTTGACCGGAATCGCCAATCGCCGTTGGATGATGGAAACGCTCGAGGGCCTGTGGCGCAACGGCCGCGAAACCGGCGTCGTCGCGGCCATGCTGATGTGCGACATCGATCACTTCAAAGCCCTGAACGATCGGCTTGGCCACAGCGAAGGCGATCGCTGCCTCGTCAAGGTTGCCGGCATCATCCAGAGCTGCGTGCGCGCCGATCGCGATCTCGTCTCGCGACATGGCGGCGAGGAGTTTCTCATCGTGCTTCCGGATGTCGATGAAGAAGAGGCCGTCGCAGTCGCCAGGCGAATACGCGAGAGCGTGGAAGCGGCCGCCCTGCCGAACCCGGCCTCCAGCGTTGGGCCCTCGGTGACGCTGAGCGTCGGCGTGGCGTTCAAGTCGGCTGTCGACACGGATGTTTCGTTGGCCAGCCTCCAGCACGAAGCCGACATGGCGCTTTATCGCGCCAAGGAAGCCGGACGCAACCAGGTCTCGATCTTTCGTCGTCCGCCTGCTGTCGGGCAGGCCGCCGCACGACGCCAAGGGTAG
- a CDS encoding MFS transporter, with amino-acid sequence MPLAIFALTIAAYAIGTTEFVIVGLLPTVATDLNITLPLAGLIVSVYALGVTFGAPILTALTGKIERKPLLLGLMALFIVGNTIAALSPGYDLLLVARVIAAFAHGVFFSVGSTIAADLVQENRRASAIAMMFMGLTVAIVTGVPLGTYIGQILGWRATFWAVAALGVIAFLAIAALLPHTLKKAPPASLLDQLRVLGSGRLLIVFAMTALGYGGTFVAFTFLAPILQEITGFSEESVSLILVLYGIAIAIGNIAGGRIANLNPVKALIGLFILQAIVLVILTFTAASPVLAIVTLAALGFLQFGNVPGLQLYVVKLAKEHRPGAVDVASALNIAAFNLGIAIGAWLGGLVVESPLGLGATPWVGAILVVIALLLTMWSSALDRRAVPALKTA; translated from the coding sequence ATGCCTTTAGCAATCTTCGCCTTGACGATCGCGGCCTATGCGATCGGTACCACAGAATTCGTGATTGTCGGTCTTTTGCCGACCGTTGCCACAGACCTCAACATTACCCTGCCGCTTGCCGGGCTTATCGTCAGCGTCTATGCGCTCGGCGTCACCTTTGGCGCGCCGATCCTGACGGCGCTCACCGGCAAAATCGAGAGAAAGCCGTTGCTGCTCGGCCTGATGGCCTTGTTCATCGTTGGCAATACAATCGCGGCGTTGTCGCCGGGCTACGATCTGCTGCTTGTGGCCCGGGTGATCGCCGCCTTCGCCCATGGCGTGTTCTTCTCGGTCGGCTCGACCATTGCCGCCGATCTCGTGCAGGAGAACCGCCGCGCTTCGGCCATTGCCATGATGTTCATGGGCCTGACAGTTGCCATCGTCACCGGCGTGCCACTCGGCACCTATATTGGCCAGATCCTCGGTTGGCGCGCGACCTTCTGGGCCGTTGCCGCACTCGGCGTCATCGCCTTCCTCGCCATTGCAGCCCTATTGCCGCACACGCTCAAAAAGGCGCCGCCGGCAAGCCTGCTCGATCAGCTTCGCGTTCTTGGCTCCGGCCGTCTGCTGATCGTCTTCGCAATGACAGCGCTTGGCTACGGCGGCACCTTCGTCGCCTTCACCTTCCTGGCGCCAATCCTGCAGGAAATCACCGGCTTCTCCGAGGAGAGCGTCAGCCTTATTCTGGTTCTCTACGGCATCGCAATCGCAATCGGCAACATTGCCGGCGGCAGGATCGCCAACCTTAACCCGGTCAAGGCATTGATCGGTCTGTTCATCTTGCAGGCCATTGTCCTTGTCATCTTGACCTTTACCGCGGCCTCGCCGGTTCTGGCGATCGTCACCCTTGCTGCGCTCGGGTTCCTTCAGTTCGGCAACGTGCCGGGCCTCCAGCTCTATGTCGTCAAACTGGCCAAAGAACACCGTCCGGGTGCCGTGGATGTCGCATCGGCTCTCAATATTGCCGCCTTCAACCTGGGCATCGCGATCGGCGCATGGCTGGGCGGTCTGGTCGTGGAATCCCCGCTTGGGCTAGGTGCGACCCCTTGGGTTGGTGCCATCCTGGTTGTCATCGCTCTGTTGCTGACCATGTGGAGCAGCGCTCTCGACCGTCGCGCGGTTCCGGCCCTGAAGACAGCCTAA